A part of Candidatus Electrothrix aestuarii genomic DNA contains:
- a CDS encoding metalloregulator ArsR/SmtB family transcription factor: MRQFIQAMKALSDPSRVAVLKILEQGELCVCEIQHLLGLAQPTVSKHMKILEEAGLVKRRREGTWILYSLSAGEESPYAQTMLTQLKDWLQDDPGVRKMIQLLPEAATLRSDKKN; the protein is encoded by the coding sequence ATGCGGCAATTCATCCAAGCCATGAAGGCCCTTTCCGACCCGAGCAGAGTTGCTGTTCTGAAAATACTGGAGCAGGGAGAGCTCTGCGTCTGTGAGATCCAGCATCTTTTAGGCCTAGCACAACCAACTGTTTCCAAGCACATGAAGATCCTTGAAGAGGCTGGTTTAGTCAAGCGAAGACGAGAGGGTACCTGGATACTGTACAGTCTCAGTGCTGGTGAAGAGTCCCCCTATGCCCAGACCATGCTCACCCAGCTCAAAGACTGGCTGCAAGACGATCCGGGGGTTCGAAAAATGATTCAACTACTTCCCGAAGCAGCGACCTTACGTTCTGACAAGAAAAACTAA